The Bdellovibrio bacteriovorus DNA segment TCCGCAGGGCTCTTGATTAAGTTTTTAAAGCGAGAATCTTCCAACATGTTCGTGAATCCACGACGTTTCAGGTCTCCGACCGCATAACGTGCTTTCGATCCCGGAAGATAGTCTCCGACCAAGTCGCCGCCTAAAAGGGCGCGCTTCACATAGCGGTAGCAAAGTTTTTTCGAGCGACGCTCTTTATTGCGCATGCCGTACTTAATAGAAGCTTCTACTTCTTTGCTTGTAGAATATCTAGCTACTGACGGATAGTTGCTCCATTTAGAGTCTGGCACTTCGGGTTTCGTCGAGACCTTAGCTTTACCGACTTTATTCAAATCTTCGCGATTTTTTTCAGCCGGTGTTTTTTGTTGCGAAGTGCAAGTTGCACAGAAATCGCCTTCGGTTTTTTGGGGATCCGTGTTCTTTGCTAAATTGGGATCTTCTGCCTTTTCAGGTTTTTGTTCACGTAAGACTTCTTCTTTAGTCGGAAGATGTGGAACCGCTTGCGTTCCCTCAATAGGAAGTCCGGCGCCATCTTTGATCGCGCGTGAAGTTAACGCCAACTCAGGGTCTTGCACTTCAGATCCTTGACGGTCTTTAAACGTCAACCATGGATCTTTTTGAGAGAAATAAACCCAAGTCTCGTCGCCGACTTTAGGAACGTTTTTACCGCCCTTACCGCCGACCTTTGTCACTTTGACTTTGATACCATAAGAGCCGGTGCGACTGAGTTTGCGCGTTTCAACAACAGTTCCTTCCGTTCCTTCAGGAACTAAGAATTGAACGTTGCGGGCTTTTTTTCGGAAATCCACAGAGGAGCGGCCATAAAGATCACCTGTTAAGACAAGCTCTTGCAGCTCTTCAGGTCTAAACGCGAACGAAGACGACGCGAAAAGCGTGAACGACAATAGAATGTGCAGCAATCGTTTAGATAATCTCAAATTGACTCCTAAAACTCTTTTCGGTGAACAGACGATCAACGAAAGGCTAGGAGACGGTAAACTGGACTTAAGGGAAATAAAAAAGGCCTCTTGCGAGGCCTTTTGGAATCAAAAAATGGAAAATGCCAGATTAGAACAAAGCATTTTTCGGAGTGCGCGGGAACGGAATCACGTCACGAATGTTCCCCATGCCCGTGAGGTACATCATCATGCGCTCAAAGCCCAAGCCGAAGCCGGCGTGCGGGAAGCTTCCGTAGCGGCGTAGATCCGTATAGAAAGAATATTCTTCCGGATGCAAACCCACCTGTTTCATGCGCTGTTCAAGAAGCTCTAAGTTGTCTTCACGTTGAGATCCACCAATAATTTCACCAATACCAGGTGCCAATAAATCCATCGCGCGAACAGTTTTACCGTCGGCATTCAGCTTCATGTAAAAAGCTTTGATGTCTTTTGGATAGTCCGTCACGAAAACAGGTTTTTTGAAGTGTTCTTCAGCCAAATATCTTTCGTGTTCAGACTGCATGTCGATACCCCATTGAACAGGGAACTCGAATTTTTTTCCTGACTTCTGTAAAATCTCAATCGCTTCCGTGTAAGTCACGCGACCAAAATCATTGTTCAGAACGTTGTTCAACTTATCGAACAAACCTTTTTCAACAAATTGGTTGAAGAACTCCATCTCTTCCGGACATTGCTCCATCACGTAGCGGATGATGTATTTGATCATCGCTTCACCCAATTCCATATCCGCACTTAAATCGGCAAATGCAATTTCAGGTTCAATCATCCAGAATTCAGCAGCATGACGAGATGTATTTGAATTTTCCGCACGGAAAGTTGGACCGAAAGTGTAGATGTTACGGAAAGCCGCACAGAAAGTTTCACCATTCAGCTGACCGCTGACTGTCAGGTTCGTCTCTTTACCAAAGAAGTCTTGGCTCGCATCAATCGTGCCGTCTTCTTTTCTTGGAGGTTTATCCAATTTCAAAGTCGTTACACGGAACATTTCACCCGCACCTTCAGCATCAGAGCCTGTGATGATCGGAGTATGAACATAGACGAAACCTTGTTCGTTAAAGAACTTGTGAATCGCGTACGCCAATACCGAACGGACACGGAACACCGCAGAGAATGTGTTTGTGCGCGCGCGAAGATGTGCGATCTCGCGCAAGAATTCAAAGCTGTGACGTTTGTTTTGCAAAGGATAATCGAGGTCGGCTTTTTGTACGACTTCCACTTTGCTGGCCATCACTTCAAAAGTTTGACCCGCGCCTTGAGATTTTACGACTTTACCTGTGACCAAGATCGAAGAAGAGATAGAAAGTTTGGCAACGTCTTCAAAGTTAGACAGATTTGTATCAAAAACGACCTGAACACCTTTAAAGAAGGTGCCATCATTAAGCTCGATAAATCCAAAGTTCTTCTGGTCGCGAATTTTGCGAACCCATCCCGTCAGATGGACTTCTTTATCGATGTATTTTTCAGTGTCTCTAAATAGCGATTTTACGAGAGTCGTTTCCATGGATGCCCTTTCACAGTGTTTCATAAAATACCGTTCTTTCGGGGGCTTGTCTAACGCCTCTTCATGCTTCGCGAGGTCTTCTTCGGGTTTCTGCGAAAGGGACTCTTATTGTCATGACGCGAAAAGTTAATTTACAGAAATGTGACGTAATTTCAATAGCTTAAATTGAGACCTCATATTGCTATGCAGAATGGGCAAACGTATCCTTAAGACAGGATCTATCAAGGAGTTGTACGTTGGCGCAGAGAATTCATTATCGACTTTGTCATTGTTGTGGCGGGGTGAACTCCGCCGAAGATGAACTTGTGACCACCTGTGAGTCATGCGGAAAGCATCTTGCACCGTTTTACTTTTTCGACGAGAGTAGGGCCATGGGCCTTAACCAGTCGAATTTTTACTCCAGTGTGCGTGGAGATGGTGAATCCATTCTGCCACACAAAGAGTATCCACCGATCTGGGGGTTAACGGCATATTGGGAGTCGTAGTTCACAATGAAAGTCACTTTTGCAGATATTCAAAAAGCGCGCGAACTGATTAAAGATGTTATTTGTTCTACTGAACTCAGTCATTCCGTGAGCGCCAGCAAATTGCTGAACTCAGAAGTGTACTTCAAATTCGAGAACACCCAACGCACGGGAAGTTTCAAATTCCGGGGCGCCTATAATAAGATTTCAAATCTGACGGCGGACGAAAAAGCCCGCGGTGTTGTCGCTAGCTCTGCCGGCAATCACGCGCAAGGCGTGGCTTACTCTGCGACATTGGCGGGAGTGAAGGCCACTATCGTCATGCCGGAAAACGCATCGATCAGCAAAGCCTCGGCGACACGCGCTTACGGGGCCAATGTTGTTCTTAAAGGCGAAATCTATGACGAAGCCTTCGAGCATGCGCAAAAGCTTGAAAAAGAGAATGGCTACACGTTCGTACATCCTTACCAAGACCCCTTCGTGATTGCGGG contains these protein-coding regions:
- the asnS gene encoding asparagine--tRNA ligase, producing the protein METTLVKSLFRDTEKYIDKEVHLTGWVRKIRDQKNFGFIELNDGTFFKGVQVVFDTNLSNFEDVAKLSISSSILVTGKVVKSQGAGQTFEVMASKVEVVQKADLDYPLQNKRHSFEFLREIAHLRARTNTFSAVFRVRSVLAYAIHKFFNEQGFVYVHTPIITGSDAEGAGEMFRVTTLKLDKPPRKEDGTIDASQDFFGKETNLTVSGQLNGETFCAAFRNIYTFGPTFRAENSNTSRHAAEFWMIEPEIAFADLSADMELGEAMIKYIIRYVMEQCPEEMEFFNQFVEKGLFDKLNNVLNNDFGRVTYTEAIEILQKSGKKFEFPVQWGIDMQSEHERYLAEEHFKKPVFVTDYPKDIKAFYMKLNADGKTVRAMDLLAPGIGEIIGGSQREDNLELLEQRMKQVGLHPEEYSFYTDLRRYGSFPHAGFGLGFERMMMYLTGMGNIRDVIPFPRTPKNALF